In the Pseudomonas orientalis genome, one interval contains:
- a CDS encoding GNAT family N-acetyltransferase: MFSLTRYTTPCPEPVNSQILQMVVDNLTDISSVALAPSNLLYNIYQYAIGFEVHLYLEALDGSKGIDVELVVAMQDETVVGFCLYLPVKDDPQACGVAFMAVHAGSRRQGVARAMLDDVLARYPHAELACSVEKVPTFEAMGFMVRGARGTQVLMNTRDYGTDGLMGVLDVAAIYSSLEVRQIHTYLLQKHGKRAMADAEKQRDRHLDQLTRKVQRFVDERLG; this comes from the coding sequence ATGTTCAGCCTTACCCGCTACACCACGCCGTGTCCCGAACCGGTCAACAGCCAGATCCTGCAGATGGTGGTCGACAACCTCACCGACATCAGCAGCGTGGCCCTGGCGCCCAGCAATCTGCTCTACAACATCTACCAGTACGCCATCGGTTTTGAGGTGCACCTGTACCTGGAGGCGCTGGACGGCTCGAAGGGCATCGACGTCGAGCTGGTGGTGGCGATGCAGGACGAGACCGTCGTCGGCTTTTGCCTGTACCTGCCGGTGAAGGACGACCCTCAAGCCTGTGGCGTGGCCTTCATGGCCGTGCACGCCGGCTCCAGGCGCCAGGGTGTGGCCCGGGCCATGCTGGACGATGTGCTTGCGCGCTATCCCCATGCCGAACTGGCGTGTTCGGTCGAGAAGGTCCCGACATTCGAAGCCATGGGCTTCATGGTGCGCGGCGCGCGCGGTACGCAAGTGCTGATGAATACGCGGGATTACGGCACCGATGGGTTGATGGGTGTGCTGGACGTGGCCGCTATCTACAGCTCGCTGGAAGTGCGGCAGATTCATACCTATCTTCTGCAGAAGCATGGCAAGCGCGCGATGGCGGATGCAGAAAAGCAGCGTGATCGGCATTTGGATCAACTGACGCGCAAGGTGCAGCGGTTTGTAGACGAACGCTTGGGTTGA
- a CDS encoding CAP domain-containing protein, protein MRVLSLMMGLTTLAASTVFCASAMANEESQLVQQINQYRSQVQRCGDQGSQELPPLASDTRLVLPANNVGDLQQALARAAYPMVNVQAISLSGPKDAEAAMKAVRESFCRVVLDPQFVDIGVSNSGQDWRIVLARPLLTSGLGDWQTEGRKLLDLINAARTQPRQCGTQPFAATTPLSWNDNLAAAANSHTRNMANGNFFDHLDHDGRTPGDRAELAGYAAKNIGENIAAGLDTPRKVLDGWLASPGHCANLMNPQFRDLGAAYAMDPKSDAGIYWTGLFGAQ, encoded by the coding sequence ATGCGCGTTCTGTCATTGATGATGGGTCTTACGACGCTGGCCGCCAGTACGGTGTTCTGCGCCAGCGCGATGGCGAATGAAGAAAGTCAGTTGGTGCAACAGATCAACCAGTACCGCAGCCAGGTGCAGCGCTGCGGCGACCAGGGTTCCCAGGAATTGCCGCCGCTGGCCAGTGACACACGGCTGGTGCTGCCGGCCAATAATGTCGGCGATTTGCAGCAGGCGCTGGCGCGGGCCGCCTACCCCATGGTCAACGTACAGGCCATCAGCCTGTCCGGGCCCAAGGACGCCGAGGCCGCCATGAAAGCGGTACGCGAAAGTTTCTGTCGCGTGGTGCTAGACCCGCAGTTCGTCGATATCGGCGTGAGCAACAGCGGCCAGGACTGGCGCATCGTACTGGCGCGCCCGTTGCTCACCAGTGGCCTGGGCGACTGGCAGACCGAAGGCCGCAAGCTGCTCGACCTGATCAACGCCGCCCGCACCCAGCCGCGCCAATGCGGCACCCAGCCGTTTGCCGCCACCACGCCGCTGTCGTGGAACGACAACCTGGCCGCCGCCGCCAACAGCCATACGCGCAACATGGCCAACGGCAACTTTTTCGATCACCTCGACCACGACGGCCGTACCCCCGGCGACCGCGCCGAGCTGGCCGGCTATGCCGCGAAGAACATCGGCGAAAACATCGCCGCCGGCCTCGATACCCCGCGCAAGGTCCTCGACGGCTGGCTCGCCAGCCCCGGCCATTGCGCCAACCTGATGAACCCGCAATTCCGTGATCTGGGTGCAGCCTATGCGATGGACCCGAAAAGCGATGCGGGCATCTATTGGACAGGACTGTTCGGCGCACAATAA
- a CDS encoding TetR/AcrR family transcriptional regulator — translation MSSEQSPAPRRRLSREERLHQLLETAWQLVREEGTDALTLGRLAELAGVTKPVVYDHFATRSGLLAALYEDFDGRQNQVFVDAIEASSATLEDRAWVIASSYVDCVLLQGREIPGVTAALSGSPELEALKCKYEAIFLDKCRDALAPFAPGGRLSQAGLRAMLGAAEALSHAAASAEISREEAQQELLATILAMVKRGACGRGLAPDSSGSVN, via the coding sequence ATGTCAAGCGAGCAATCCCCTGCCCCCCGTCGGCGCCTTTCCCGTGAAGAACGTCTGCATCAATTATTGGAAACCGCCTGGCAACTGGTGCGCGAAGAAGGCACCGACGCCCTGACCCTGGGCCGCCTGGCCGAGCTGGCCGGGGTGACCAAACCGGTGGTCTACGATCACTTCGCCACGCGGTCGGGCTTGTTGGCCGCGCTGTATGAAGACTTCGATGGGCGCCAGAATCAGGTGTTTGTCGACGCCATCGAGGCCAGCAGCGCGACGCTTGAAGACCGCGCATGGGTGATCGCCTCGTCCTATGTGGATTGCGTGCTGCTGCAGGGTCGCGAGATTCCGGGGGTGACGGCGGCACTGAGTGGCTCACCGGAGTTGGAGGCGCTCAAGTGCAAGTATGAGGCGATCTTTCTGGACAAATGCCGCGATGCCCTTGCGCCGTTCGCGCCGGGTGGCAGGCTCTCCCAAGCCGGCCTGCGTGCCATGCTGGGTGCTGCCGAAGCCTTGTCTCACGCGGCGGCCAGCGCAGAGATCAGCCGCGAAGAAGCGCAGCAGGAATTGCTGGCGACCATCCTGGCGATGGTCAAGCGCGGCGCATGTGGGAGGGGGCTTGCTCCCGATAGCAGTGGTTCAGTCAATTAA
- a CDS encoding NAD(P)H-dependent oxidoreductase — MHALIVVAHHDPQSLTRSVAEHVAAGLSASGHTFEIADLAAEGFDPRYTAADHLVHRSRATPPADVLAEQARIERADALVVVFPIYWWSMPALLKGWIDRVFVNGWAIDYGPDLPVTKKLRHLKVHLLALGAADESAFDRHGYAKAMRTQIDNGIFDYCGAQVLISQLLLESESDSARAHLHRARTVGQGLFERETAAG, encoded by the coding sequence ATGCACGCACTCATCGTTGTTGCTCATCACGACCCGCAATCCCTTACCCGCAGCGTGGCCGAGCACGTCGCCGCCGGTTTGAGCGCATCGGGCCACACCTTTGAAATCGCCGACCTCGCGGCCGAGGGTTTCGACCCTCGCTACACAGCCGCCGACCACCTGGTACACCGCAGCCGCGCAACGCCGCCGGCGGATGTGCTTGCCGAGCAGGCACGCATTGAACGCGCCGACGCGTTGGTGGTGGTGTTTCCGATCTACTGGTGGTCCATGCCGGCGTTGCTCAAGGGCTGGATCGATCGTGTCTTCGTCAACGGCTGGGCGATCGATTACGGCCCTGATCTTCCGGTGACCAAGAAGCTGCGGCACCTGAAGGTGCATCTGCTGGCCTTGGGCGCTGCGGATGAGAGCGCCTTCGACCGGCACGGTTATGCCAAGGCCATGCGCACGCAGATCGATAACGGGATTTTTGATTATTGCGGCGCCCAGGTGCTGATCTCGCAGCTGCTGCTGGAATCGGAAAGCGACAGTGCCCGAGCGCATTTGCACAGGGCCAGGACGGTCGGCCAAGGTCTGTTTGAGCGCGAGACAGCCGCCGGGTGA